In a genomic window of uncultured Sphaerochaeta sp.:
- the tnpB gene encoding IS66 family insertion sequence element accessory protein TnpB (TnpB, as the term is used for proteins encoded by IS66 family insertion elements, is considered an accessory protein, since TnpC, encoded by a neighboring gene, is a DDE family transposase.), whose product MEIRFEDYDFYVKPGATDMRKCSPSLALIVQYEMKLEPFAKAVFLFCGGTKRTIKAIVWDRNGWIEIIKRLECGSSFKWPNTEEEALQIEISDLLLLLKGYDVFRRFPVLSPRYVG is encoded by the coding sequence ATGGAAATACGGTTTGAGGATTATGATTTCTACGTCAAACCCGGGGCAACCGATATGCGCAAATGCTCGCCTTCGCTGGCACTCATCGTGCAATATGAGATGAAGCTTGAGCCTTTTGCAAAAGCGGTATTCCTGTTCTGCGGCGGAACCAAGCGAACAATCAAAGCGATCGTCTGGGACCGAAACGGCTGGATTGAGATCATAAAGCGTCTCGAATGCGGCTCGTCTTTCAAATGGCCCAACACGGAAGAAGAAGCTTTGCAGATTGAAATCTCCGACCTTCTGTTGTTGCTCAAAGGCTATGATGTCTTCAGGAGGTTCCCGGTTCTCAGCCCGAGGTATGTAGGCTAA
- a CDS encoding ATP-binding protein produces the protein MVERRVHLEHISMYKDTPQLVKIITGVRRSGKSSLMDLFHEYLQKQGVGSSSIIHINFEEFDFRSIRTAAGLHTWVTERVSKTGKTYILLDEIQMVEEWEDAVNSLRLKRSNDVYITGSNAKLLSGQLATRLSGRYVEIKMMPFSFKEFMNAYGMSDPVEALNQYMRRGGLPGLLDLPSNATIVNEYLDGVVNTIIVKDIATFAQIRDIDMLRKVIAFLASNIGQQLTASKIAHYLTSTGRKVTLDTIDNYLGLLEEAFIFYRAGRYDIKGKNLMKTNHKFYIVDLGLRNALVGLMLKDYGSSLKNVVYLELIRRGYEVSTGKYQDFEIDFITERQDEKCYIQVCASMLEESTREREIRSLHAVHDNYPKYILSMDRLPYNDYEGIRQIYIPDFLLGSEELGQVSWE, from the coding sequence ATGGTAGAAAGACGGGTCCATCTAGAACATATCTCCATGTACAAGGATACTCCCCAGTTGGTCAAAATTATCACTGGTGTGAGGCGTTCGGGAAAATCGAGCCTGATGGATTTGTTCCATGAGTATCTGCAAAAACAGGGCGTTGGCTCGTCTTCAATCATTCACATCAACTTCGAGGAATTTGATTTTCGTTCAATCCGAACTGCAGCAGGATTGCATACATGGGTAACCGAGCGGGTTTCCAAAACTGGAAAGACATACATATTGCTCGATGAAATCCAGATGGTTGAAGAGTGGGAAGATGCAGTGAACTCGTTGCGGCTGAAACGCAGCAATGATGTATATATAACCGGATCCAATGCAAAGCTTCTGTCTGGGCAGCTTGCTACACGGTTGTCGGGTCGATATGTTGAAATAAAGATGATGCCGTTTTCCTTCAAGGAGTTCATGAATGCCTATGGCATGTCCGATCCTGTGGAAGCCTTGAATCAGTATATGAGAAGAGGAGGCTTGCCAGGTCTTCTGGACCTGCCTTCCAATGCAACCATTGTGAATGAATATCTGGATGGGGTGGTGAATACCATCATCGTGAAGGACATCGCAACGTTTGCTCAGATTCGGGATATCGATATGCTTCGCAAAGTGATTGCTTTCTTGGCTTCGAATATTGGCCAGCAGCTTACGGCTTCGAAAATTGCCCATTACCTGACCAGTACGGGCAGGAAGGTCACCCTCGATACCATAGACAACTATCTTGGTTTACTTGAGGAGGCTTTCATTTTCTACAGGGCAGGGCGGTACGATATCAAGGGTAAGAACCTCATGAAAACCAACCATAAGTTCTATATCGTCGATCTAGGGCTCCGCAATGCACTGGTTGGTCTCATGCTTAAGGATTATGGTTCCTCCTTGAAAAATGTGGTGTATCTGGAATTGATACGAAGAGGGTACGAGGTCTCGACAGGGAAGTATCAAGATTTCGAGATAGATTTCATCACAGAAAGACAGGACGAAAAATGCTATATCCAAGTTTGTGCATCCATGTTGGAAGAGTCGACCAGGGAGCGGGAGATACGCAGCTTGCATGCTGTGCATGACAACTATCCGAAGTACATCCTGTCGATGGATAGGCTGCCCTACAATGATTACGAAGGAATCCGGCAAATCTACATTCCCGATTTCCTCTTGGGCTCCGAAGAGCTGGGACAAGTGTCCTGGGAGTAG
- the trxA gene encoding thioredoxin, which yields MSEIVVTEENFEEEILQADKPVLVDFWAPWCGPCKMIAPAVSQIAQSFEGKLKVAKVNVDEVPSLANMFNVNSIPTLMIFKGGEVVDQRMGAASLAVIEGFVAQHL from the coding sequence ATGAGTGAAATCGTCGTAACTGAAGAGAATTTCGAAGAGGAAATCCTGCAGGCTGATAAGCCGGTTTTGGTTGACTTCTGGGCCCCCTGGTGCGGCCCCTGCAAAATGATAGCTCCTGCGGTCTCCCAGATTGCACAGAGCTTTGAGGGCAAACTCAAGGTAGCCAAAGTCAATGTTGATGAGGTCCCCTCGCTTGCCAACATGTTCAATGTGAACTCCATACCGACCCTGATGATCTTCAAAGGTGGAGAAGTGGTCGACCAGCGTATGGGAGCTGCCAGCTTGGCGGTGATCGAGGGCTTTGTAGCGCAGCATCTGTAA
- a CDS encoding recombinase family protein: MRIKKELESLKVPTPTGKKKWPVKTIENILTNEKYTGTSVYGETESADFPSTKRKARDPFEVHRSRNHHIPIIHERQFKRVQKLKAKRSNIEVDEHGNKVRKSTHYSAKKAVKKVNKTPEPQN, encoded by the coding sequence GTGAGGATCAAGAAGGAACTGGAATCCCTGAAAGTTCCCACTCCCACCGGCAAGAAGAAATGGCCGGTGAAGACAATCGAGAACATCCTCACCAATGAGAAGTATACCGGCACCTCCGTGTATGGAGAAACAGAGTCCGCTGATTTTCCTTCAACCAAGAGAAAAGCCCGTGACCCGTTCGAGGTCCATCGGTCACGCAACCATCACATCCCCATCATCCATGAACGACAGTTCAAACGCGTGCAGAAGCTGAAGGCAAAACGCTCCAACATCGAGGTTGATGAGCACGGGAACAAGGTCAGAAAGAGCACCCATTACAGCGCCAAGAAGGCTGTGAAAAAAGTAAATAAAACCCCTGAACCCCAAAACTAA
- a CDS encoding type II toxin-antitoxin system HipA family toxin encodes MDKKLFVYMNGLFVGTWTQAPSLLQSFTYDPAWLDNPKGRAISLSLPLAEITYKGMRVSSFFENLLPESETVKKKLQNRFKTSSTRAFELLEHIGRDCVGALQIVPQPIEASSVPPEIEGTIVNDHEIASILRNIRGLEREGETVSLRDFRISVAGAQEKTAFLRYQGQWMIPNGTTPTTHIFKLPMGKLYDFIDFSDSIENEWLSCHIMHQFGIPVCNSNIQNFEEQKVLVVERFDRRWSQDQKQLIRLPQEDLCQALGFPSNQKYQSDGGPGILEVMKLLQGSNRAEEDRRLFFKTQVLFYLMAAPDGHAKNFSLALMQKGLFHLTPVYDIMSAYPLFGKNSASLNPKRLKLAMGVYGKNIHYAWNSIARRPWVETGKKVGLSKQIVEEILQETISQIPSVIEATYASIPPSFPIPMVDAIRRGMENTAKRLVD; translated from the coding sequence ATGGATAAAAAACTCTTTGTCTACATGAATGGTCTATTTGTAGGAACATGGACACAAGCACCTTCCTTGCTGCAATCCTTTACCTATGATCCTGCATGGCTGGATAATCCCAAGGGCAGAGCCATCTCCTTATCCCTTCCATTAGCAGAGATAACCTATAAGGGAATGCGTGTCTCATCGTTTTTCGAGAACCTTCTCCCAGAATCCGAAACGGTAAAGAAAAAACTCCAAAACCGATTCAAGACATCCTCTACCCGCGCTTTCGAGCTATTGGAACACATTGGAAGGGATTGTGTAGGAGCTCTTCAGATTGTCCCACAACCAATTGAAGCCTCTTCTGTACCGCCTGAAATCGAAGGAACCATTGTCAATGACCATGAAATTGCCAGTATACTGAGGAATATACGGGGGTTGGAACGAGAAGGAGAAACTGTCTCTTTGCGTGATTTTCGAATCTCTGTGGCAGGAGCACAAGAGAAAACCGCTTTTCTCAGGTACCAGGGACAATGGATGATACCCAACGGGACTACCCCAACAACCCATATTTTCAAGTTGCCTATGGGAAAACTGTACGACTTCATCGACTTTTCCGATTCAATTGAAAACGAATGGCTCTCTTGCCATATCATGCATCAATTTGGAATTCCTGTATGCAACTCCAATATTCAAAATTTCGAGGAGCAAAAGGTTCTTGTAGTCGAACGTTTTGATCGACGGTGGAGCCAAGATCAAAAACAATTGATTCGTCTCCCACAAGAGGATCTCTGTCAAGCTTTGGGATTTCCCTCGAATCAAAAGTATCAATCGGATGGAGGCCCCGGGATTCTGGAAGTCATGAAGCTATTGCAGGGGTCAAACAGGGCAGAAGAAGACAGACGTTTATTCTTCAAGACACAGGTACTATTCTATCTGATGGCTGCTCCTGACGGTCATGCAAAAAATTTCAGTCTCGCCCTCATGCAAAAAGGCTTGTTTCACTTGACGCCTGTATATGACATTATGTCCGCTTATCCGTTGTTCGGAAAGAACTCTGCTTCTCTGAACCCTAAAAGACTAAAGCTCGCTATGGGAGTTTATGGAAAAAATATCCATTATGCATGGAATTCCATTGCAAGGAGGCCCTGGGTTGAAACAGGAAAAAAAGTTGGATTATCCAAGCAAATTGTTGAAGAAATCCTTCAGGAAACTATCAGCCAAATCCCTTCGGTAATTGAAGCAACCTACGCAAGCATTCCTCCCTCATTCCCAATTCCAATGGTAGATGCAATCCGCAGAGGAATGGAAAACACTGCCAAAAGGCTTGTCGATTGA
- a CDS encoding MBL fold metallo-hydrolase yields MQQLVVLSVEMKFFGSEDVVHPVVLMDSQYRVLVDCGPVGALERIEEALRAHQIGPSSITHIILTHQDHDHVGCAAAFKRRYPSVRILCSEEEKPYIEGSKVSLRLEQALAMQAQLPEAQKSFGEAFCALLRSVEPVAVDQVIHIGQHLPFCGGTEVIGTAGHTPGHLSLSIEKFGIIIAGDAIALEAGKPVIANPQFTLDPDKAEASLQYVLSLGAQKLICYHGGILDLR; encoded by the coding sequence ATGCAACAGCTGGTTGTGTTATCTGTGGAGATGAAGTTCTTTGGTAGTGAAGACGTGGTGCATCCTGTTGTATTGATGGACTCTCAATACCGTGTGCTCGTGGATTGCGGGCCTGTTGGAGCTCTTGAACGTATCGAAGAAGCATTGCGTGCCCATCAGATTGGGCCTTCCTCCATCACCCATATCATCCTGACGCATCAGGACCATGACCATGTGGGCTGTGCAGCCGCGTTCAAGCGACGTTACCCATCGGTCAGGATTCTCTGCTCGGAAGAAGAGAAGCCGTATATTGAGGGAAGCAAGGTTTCGCTTCGGCTTGAGCAGGCTCTCGCCATGCAAGCCCAGCTTCCTGAAGCACAGAAGAGTTTTGGAGAGGCATTCTGTGCGCTCTTGCGCTCAGTGGAACCGGTTGCAGTCGACCAAGTGATTCACATCGGTCAGCATCTTCCCTTCTGTGGAGGAACTGAGGTGATTGGTACTGCAGGGCATACTCCGGGTCACCTGTCGCTTTCTATCGAAAAATTTGGGATCATCATTGCAGGTGATGCAATCGCTTTGGAGGCGGGCAAGCCCGTAATTGCCAATCCCCAGTTCACCCTTGATCCGGACAAGGCGGAAGCCTCCCTGCAATATGTGCTCTCACTCGGGGCGCAAAAGCTCATCTGCTACCACGGCGGTATCCTTGATTTGAGGTAA
- a CDS encoding single-stranded DNA-binding protein yields the protein MYQGQVVIEGNLVRDPEEVVLGEQATEMAKFSIAVNRFFRNAKSEAVEEVMFITVQVWGALAKSCLAYLQKGRGVRVVGRLRQERWTDKDGGNRERIIVVAEHVEFRKDSNTAGKPEDTQALDELDQVVAF from the coding sequence TTGTATCAAGGGCAAGTTGTCATTGAAGGCAATCTGGTACGGGATCCTGAGGAAGTGGTTCTCGGCGAGCAAGCAACTGAGATGGCAAAGTTCTCCATCGCCGTCAACCGATTCTTCCGCAATGCAAAGTCAGAGGCAGTGGAGGAGGTGATGTTCATCACCGTGCAGGTGTGGGGAGCCTTGGCAAAAAGTTGCCTGGCATACCTGCAGAAAGGCAGGGGAGTGCGGGTAGTGGGGAGATTGCGCCAAGAGCGCTGGACGGACAAGGACGGAGGAAACCGGGAGCGGATCATCGTGGTGGCCGAGCATGTGGAGTTCAGGAAAGACTCAAATACTGCAGGCAAGCCGGAGGATACGCAAGCGCTTGATGAACTTGACCAAGTGGTTGCATTCTGA
- a CDS encoding helix-turn-helix transcriptional regulator: protein MDYTISLIQQLGPVLKGIRRKSGMTQKQVAEKVGMLPKTISALEAGSPRSTLDSLMTLLGAYNYTLGLVQKADDSSSASDW, encoded by the coding sequence ATGGACTATACGATAAGCCTTATACAACAGCTGGGACCAGTCTTGAAAGGAATACGGAGAAAATCAGGAATGACTCAAAAACAAGTAGCCGAAAAAGTAGGAATGCTTCCCAAAACCATCTCAGCTTTGGAAGCAGGATCACCCAGAAGTACGCTTGACAGCCTTATGACACTTTTGGGAGCCTATAACTACACCCTTGGGCTTGTTCAAAAAGCTGACGATTCTTCTTCAGCTTCTGATTGGTAG
- the argH gene encoding argininosuccinate lyase, whose translation MSKLWQKDYSLDSLMEEFTVGNDYILDQELVIADCLASIAHARGLHEIGILDDEELAALTQGLAEIIGLRQQKAFPITLENEDCHTAIESYLTEHYGEVGKKIHTGRSRNDQVQTALRLWMREYALKLCNITGDLCEQLLSFAAEHAEVPMPGRTHMQIAMPSSVGLWAAAYAEELYDEAQHLMHLSWTLDQSPLGSAASYGVPLPLDRQFTAEQMGFTRVQNNVLYANNSRGKFEAMLLDGCEYIALTLSKLAQDLMLFTLPEFGYFSLPRELCTGSSIMPQKKNPDGLELARSRSALVSSASIRVKSIIRSLPSGYNRDFQDTKEPLLQGTKATWQLVQIFSRMVGGLTVHKDALIAACTPELYATDIVLQQVAEGKNFRDTYKEVGLHLDQVAKLDPIATLSSRTSLGTTGNLGLDEDVLFVSLMKSGCEDVLASFEQAYQELCFLQGVEAVLY comes from the coding sequence ATGTCCAAACTTTGGCAAAAAGATTATTCACTCGACTCGCTGATGGAGGAGTTTACCGTTGGCAACGACTACATTCTTGACCAGGAGTTGGTGATAGCCGATTGCCTTGCCTCGATTGCGCATGCCAGAGGCCTGCACGAGATTGGCATTCTTGATGATGAAGAGCTGGCTGCGCTCACCCAAGGGTTGGCTGAGATCATCGGCCTGAGACAACAGAAAGCGTTTCCCATAACCTTGGAGAATGAAGATTGCCATACTGCCATTGAATCGTACCTTACCGAGCACTACGGGGAGGTGGGCAAGAAAATCCATACCGGAAGAAGCCGCAATGACCAAGTGCAAACCGCTCTCAGGCTGTGGATGCGTGAGTACGCCCTGAAGCTGTGCAATATCACCGGGGATCTCTGCGAGCAGTTGCTCTCCTTTGCAGCCGAACATGCAGAGGTACCGATGCCTGGGCGTACCCACATGCAGATTGCCATGCCCTCCTCGGTCGGCCTGTGGGCCGCCGCCTATGCTGAGGAGCTCTATGATGAGGCCCAGCATCTGATGCACCTCTCCTGGACGCTCGACCAGAGTCCCTTGGGATCGGCCGCAAGCTATGGCGTCCCGTTGCCTCTCGATCGCCAATTTACCGCTGAGCAGATGGGCTTCACCCGGGTGCAGAACAATGTCCTCTATGCAAACAACAGCAGGGGTAAGTTCGAGGCGATGTTGCTTGACGGATGCGAGTATATTGCTCTTACGCTGAGCAAGCTCGCCCAGGACCTGATGCTCTTCACCCTGCCTGAGTTCGGTTATTTCAGCTTGCCCCGTGAGCTGTGCACCGGTTCCTCCATCATGCCGCAGAAGAAGAATCCCGATGGATTGGAACTGGCCAGAAGTCGCTCAGCATTGGTGAGCTCGGCTTCCATCAGGGTCAAATCCATCATCAGAAGCCTCCCTTCCGGGTATAATCGTGATTTCCAAGACACCAAGGAACCCTTGCTGCAGGGAACCAAGGCTACCTGGCAACTGGTGCAAATCTTCTCACGCATGGTCGGAGGTCTCACGGTGCACAAGGATGCCTTGATTGCTGCCTGCACTCCCGAGCTCTATGCAACCGACATCGTGCTGCAACAAGTGGCCGAAGGCAAGAATTTCCGTGATACCTATAAGGAAGTGGGATTGCACCTTGATCAGGTGGCAAAGCTGGACCCGATTGCAACGCTCTCTTCGAGGACGAGCCTTGGTACGACAGGCAATCTTGGGCTGGACGAGGATGTACTCTTTGTCTCACTGATGAAGAGTGGTTGCGAGGATGTCTTGGCCAGTTTCGAGCAGGCATACCAGGAGCTCTGTTTCCTCCAAGGGGTGGAAGCAGTCCTGTATTAG
- a CDS encoding Na/Pi cotransporter family protein codes for MKTIVIFFQIVGSLGLFLFGIKLLSEGLQKSAGDKMKAILKLMTKNRLVSIITGLLITIIIQSSSATTVMVVSFVNAGLMGLTQAIGVILGANIGTTFTGWMVALLGFKIDITILALVSIAFAAPMMFSKKSSTRDGADVLLGFGILFLGLNFMSHSMPDITGNVDALAFLSTFNSDTVWMNLLCILLGTLVTIIVQSSSAAMAMTLTMAYNGWLGVTAAAALILGSNIGTTITAYLASIGTSTTAKRAAWAHIIFNVVGSIIALVFFHPLLEMVNWITPGNIYKLSGTALATQLPLFLAMFHSVFNVINTVLFFPFVRQYAAFIKRLVPAKAEYDEGTYHFKYIGGIFIDSPEIYMLAIRDEIKKMANLACTMLTRYRTMFNNPEATMETDVQAMKKDEEYADQMQEQLSDFCVHLLQDSQTPTNASSLNCLIRVMDELESVTDSCFNLALLSQRRYNQKWVFEASTDKDLRDYQSLVQEFLDYVRDRMDRTLTKAEMQKANEFEEQINSYRNSLSQMVQDRLSDGKADVRTELLILEKIRHLEHIGDYCTNIAEAYHQAVKHTPMLQKRTGKSTEL; via the coding sequence ATGAAAACAATCGTGATCTTTTTTCAGATAGTCGGCAGCCTCGGGCTCTTTTTGTTCGGTATCAAGTTGCTCAGTGAGGGCTTGCAGAAATCGGCCGGCGACAAAATGAAGGCCATTCTCAAATTAATGACCAAAAACCGATTGGTTTCCATCATTACAGGCCTCCTCATTACCATCATCATCCAAAGCTCTTCTGCAACCACAGTCATGGTCGTCAGCTTCGTAAACGCTGGGCTCATGGGCCTTACCCAAGCCATCGGCGTCATTCTCGGTGCAAACATCGGAACCACCTTCACAGGATGGATGGTCGCCCTCTTGGGTTTCAAGATCGACATCACCATTCTTGCCCTTGTTTCCATTGCCTTTGCTGCTCCGATGATGTTCAGCAAGAAGAGCAGTACCCGTGATGGAGCGGATGTGCTCCTCGGCTTCGGCATTCTCTTTCTCGGGCTGAACTTCATGTCTCACTCCATGCCCGATATCACCGGCAACGTGGATGCACTCGCCTTCCTTTCCACCTTCAACAGTGACACGGTATGGATGAATCTTCTGTGCATCCTGCTCGGAACGTTGGTCACCATCATCGTGCAATCATCATCGGCCGCAATGGCTATGACGCTGACAATGGCATACAACGGCTGGTTGGGGGTTACTGCCGCAGCCGCCCTGATCCTTGGTTCGAATATCGGTACCACCATCACTGCCTATCTCGCCTCCATCGGCACAAGCACCACGGCAAAGCGCGCTGCATGGGCGCATATCATTTTCAATGTGGTTGGCAGCATCATAGCCCTCGTATTCTTCCATCCATTGCTTGAAATGGTGAATTGGATCACCCCAGGCAACATCTACAAGCTTTCCGGAACAGCTCTGGCAACCCAGTTGCCCCTCTTTTTGGCAATGTTCCACTCGGTGTTCAACGTCATCAACACCGTCCTCTTCTTTCCCTTTGTTCGCCAATATGCAGCGTTCATCAAGCGTCTGGTACCTGCAAAGGCTGAGTACGACGAAGGCACCTATCACTTCAAGTACATCGGAGGCATCTTCATTGACAGCCCCGAGATCTACATGCTTGCCATCCGAGATGAGATCAAGAAAATGGCAAATCTCGCCTGTACCATGCTCACCCGCTATCGGACCATGTTCAACAATCCCGAAGCAACCATGGAAACAGACGTCCAAGCCATGAAAAAGGATGAGGAGTATGCAGACCAGATGCAGGAACAGCTCTCCGACTTCTGCGTGCATCTCCTGCAGGATTCCCAGACACCTACCAATGCATCCTCGCTCAACTGCCTGATTCGTGTCATGGATGAGCTTGAGTCGGTAACCGACAGTTGCTTCAACCTTGCCCTGCTCAGCCAGAGACGGTACAACCAGAAGTGGGTGTTTGAAGCTTCAACCGACAAGGATCTCAGGGATTACCAATCCCTGGTACAAGAGTTCCTGGATTATGTGCGTGACCGCATGGATAGGACCCTGACCAAAGCAGAGATGCAGAAGGCCAATGAGTTTGAGGAGCAGATCAACAGCTACCGGAACAGTCTCAGCCAGATGGTCCAGGATCGGCTATCCGATGGAAAGGCTGATGTAAGAACAGAGCTGCTCATCCTTGAGAAGATCCGTCACCTGGAGCACATCGGTGATTACTGCACAAACATTGCAGAGGCCTACCACCAAGCGGTGAAGCACACGCCGATGCTGCAAAAGCGAACAGGCAAAAGCACTGAGCTCTAG
- the prs gene encoding ribose-phosphate diphosphokinase, translating into MSIIKPHKLGIISGPGSEYFTGKVVKHLRRLYLERYEKLSNALAKRHGMTEEEILRTVTLMDDLNNKRIPRSKCPTTFQCPDFTIKVKYTKFANGEEKAEILDAVRGLRIFIVYDLSNMEPVKVAGSDDPVSMSVNDHLMFLFTTINALTLAGAESVTLVLPTYPYSRQHKKGGREALTAAMFGRICEMLGVERIITLDIHSREIENSFSHLHLENLHASYQTLIALHKVIDFSDPDLVVVSPDTGAISRNKFYAQALHRPLAMLYKERDYSIVSKDAKHSNIKSINLLGDVHGKTVLIADDMLATGGTMIIAMRELTNLGAKKIICMVSLPFFNASAVEDFDAAYHEGVFFRIIGTNAVFHGRNLLDKEWYIQADITELFARVISRLHHGRSISPLLDNRKFIQILIDNSQANPQAPFPGASASDPDRD; encoded by the coding sequence ATGAGCATCATCAAACCCCACAAGCTTGGGATTATCTCTGGTCCCGGTTCAGAATATTTCACAGGCAAGGTGGTAAAGCATCTGCGCCGTCTCTATTTGGAGCGATATGAAAAGCTTTCCAATGCCTTGGCAAAGCGTCATGGAATGACCGAAGAAGAGATACTCAGGACAGTTACCCTGATGGACGACCTGAACAACAAGCGTATTCCGCGCAGCAAGTGTCCAACCACCTTCCAATGTCCTGATTTCACCATCAAGGTGAAGTATACCAAGTTTGCAAATGGCGAGGAAAAAGCTGAGATTCTTGATGCAGTCAGGGGTTTGAGAATTTTCATTGTCTATGACCTGTCGAATATGGAGCCAGTCAAGGTGGCTGGCAGTGACGACCCGGTGAGTATGTCTGTCAACGATCACCTGATGTTCCTGTTCACGACAATCAATGCCTTGACGCTTGCAGGTGCGGAGAGCGTGACGCTGGTGCTTCCCACCTATCCGTACTCCCGCCAGCATAAGAAGGGTGGGCGAGAGGCGCTTACTGCAGCGATGTTCGGGCGCATTTGCGAGATGCTCGGGGTAGAGCGCATCATCACGCTGGATATCCACAGCCGTGAGATTGAAAACAGCTTCTCCCATCTCCACTTGGAGAACCTCCATGCTTCCTACCAGACCTTGATAGCCCTGCACAAGGTCATTGATTTCAGTGATCCTGATCTGGTTGTGGTCTCCCCTGACACTGGGGCCATCAGCAGGAACAAGTTCTATGCCCAGGCCCTGCACCGTCCTTTGGCCATGCTCTACAAGGAACGTGACTATTCGATAGTCAGCAAGGACGCCAAGCACTCAAACATCAAGAGCATCAACCTGCTTGGTGATGTTCATGGAAAAACCGTCCTGATTGCCGATGATATGCTGGCAACCGGCGGGACCATGATCATCGCTATGCGCGAATTGACCAATCTCGGGGCAAAAAAGATCATCTGTATGGTCAGTTTGCCTTTCTTCAATGCCTCTGCTGTCGAAGATTTTGATGCTGCCTATCATGAAGGGGTGTTCTTCCGGATCATCGGAACCAATGCCGTCTTCCATGGCCGCAATCTGTTGGACAAGGAGTGGTATATCCAAGCCGATATCACCGAACTTTTTGCCCGCGTCATCAGCCGTCTCCACCATGGGCGATCCATCAGCCCGCTTTTGGATAACCGTAAGTTCATTCAGATCCTGATTGACAACAGTCAGGCAAATCCGCAGGCGCCGTTCCCCGGGGCCAGCGCTAGTGACCCGGACCGCGACTGA